In Mytilus edulis chromosome 7, xbMytEdul2.2, whole genome shotgun sequence, a single genomic region encodes these proteins:
- the LOC139481742 gene encoding complement C1q tumor necrosis factor-related protein 6-like — protein sequence MTAMSAVCLILVVLVMDCYGHKADSASYTLKIENASFENLHSMFMKINGTEKGLRKHNKVFSAFAASLTASKIFGTGEVVKFNKVWTNVNNDYDPNTGVYTAPEPGVYQFSCSVMAQNNKQLRVYLWKNNERTVAIHAGYASYNMGTLNMILDLVKGDKVYIKQQVERQTYIYSEPTSNFNMFSGYLIR from the exons ATGACCGCCATGTCTGCTGTTTGTTTGATTTTAGTTGTTCTAGTAATGGATTGCTATGGTCATAAGGCGGATTCTGCATCGTATACTCTAAAAATtg AAAACGCCAGTTTTGAAAATCTTCATAGCATGTTCATGAAAATCAATGGAACAGAAAAAG gTTTGAGAAAACATAACAAAGTATTTTCAGCCTTTGCAGCTTCTTTAACTGCGTCAAAGATTTTTGGAACTGGTGAAGTCGTAAAGTTTAACAAAGTTTGGACGAACGTCAATAATGATTATGATCCGAATACTGGAGTATACACAGCTCCAGAACCAGGGGTGTACCAATTCTCATGTTCCGTTATggcacaaaacaataaacaacttCGAGTTTACCTGTGGAAAAATAACGAAAGGACAGTCGCTATTCATGCTGGTTATGCGAGTTATAATATGGGAACTCTAAATATGATATTAGATCTTGTGAAAGGTGACAAAGTATACATTAAACAACAAGTTGAGAGACAGACATATATCTACAGTGAACCTACAAGCAACTTCAACATGTTTTCTGGATATCTAATTCGTTGA